A part of Capsicum annuum cultivar UCD-10X-F1 chromosome 6, UCD10Xv1.1, whole genome shotgun sequence genomic DNA contains:
- the LOC124885244 gene encoding uncharacterized protein LOC124885244: protein MPNAIFLHIWVGEWKSYAQLLDKIRSKHEFPFYSLQSETGGSLFTNLSSTLFDPAFPDSFGEMHDKGKRSARTNKFLINLFPNKVDAALLSTWKQQLDQDVDTLTMKENFNSLHRVRLSDL, encoded by the exons ATGCCCAATGCAATATTTTTACACATATGGGTGGGGGAGTGGAAGAGTTATGCCCAATTGCTTGACAAAATAAGGTCTAAACACGAATTTCCATTTTACTCTTTGCAGTCAGAGACTGGAGGATCGCTCTTCACCAATTTGAGCAGCACTTTATTTGATCCCGCCTTCCCG GATAGTTTTGGGGAGATGCATGACAAGGGGAAACGGTCTGCAAGGacaaataaatttttgataaatctTTTCCCAAATAAAGTG GATGCAGCACTTTTATCGACTTGGAAACAACAACTAGATCAAGATGTTGATACCCTCACaatgaaagaaaattttaatagctTGCATAGAGTAAGGCTTTCTGACCTTTAA